Proteins from a genomic interval of Cupriavidus sp. WKF15:
- a CDS encoding cobyrinate a,c-diamide synthase gives MLIAAPASGQGKTTVTAGLARLHSRQGRKVRIFKTGPDFLDPAILEAASGAPVHTIDLWMTGADDASARLASAACEADLILVEGVMGLHDGSPSSADLARRFGLPVLSVIQAGAMAQTFGALSYGLANYGGAPLQMDVLANGVGSARHAGMLEASLPTGIRWMGALPTDPSVSLPERHLGLLSADELPDLPARLDRIADLLAPLPVARLPEPMAMTNAAAAIPPAPLLAGKTIAIARDAAFRFIYPANLETLRAMGAQLAFFSPLADTCLPACDALWLPGGYPELHAAQLASNHAMRTALRDAHRAGLPILAECGGMMALFDTLVDKGGSAHAMAGLLPGTVLMQGRLAAIGHQAVKLPEGELRGHTFHYSKTESPLVPLDYATSPREDLPDTVRGEAVYREGTLTASYVHLYFPSNPRAIAAVLTTPMQVSGRV, from the coding sequence CTGTTGATCGCAGCGCCCGCTTCGGGCCAGGGCAAGACCACCGTCACCGCGGGGCTGGCCCGCCTGCATAGCCGGCAGGGCCGCAAAGTACGCATCTTCAAGACGGGCCCCGATTTTCTCGATCCGGCGATCCTGGAAGCCGCCAGTGGTGCACCGGTCCATACCATCGATCTCTGGATGACTGGCGCCGACGATGCAAGCGCCCGCCTGGCCAGCGCTGCGTGCGAAGCAGACCTGATCCTGGTCGAAGGCGTGATGGGACTGCACGATGGCTCGCCGAGCAGCGCTGACTTGGCGCGCCGCTTCGGCCTGCCGGTGCTGAGTGTGATCCAGGCCGGAGCCATGGCACAGACCTTTGGCGCGCTGTCATACGGGCTGGCCAATTACGGCGGGGCACCGCTGCAAATGGATGTGCTCGCCAACGGTGTCGGCTCGGCGCGCCACGCAGGGATGCTGGAGGCGAGCCTGCCCACCGGCATTCGCTGGATGGGCGCCCTGCCAACAGATCCGTCGGTATCGCTGCCGGAACGGCATCTCGGCTTGCTCAGTGCCGACGAGTTGCCGGATTTGCCCGCACGCCTGGACCGGATCGCGGACCTGCTGGCGCCGCTGCCGGTGGCACGCCTGCCCGAGCCAATGGCCATGACCAATGCCGCAGCCGCCATCCCGCCGGCGCCGTTGCTTGCTGGCAAGACTATCGCGATCGCGCGGGACGCTGCGTTCCGCTTTATCTATCCGGCCAATCTCGAGACACTCCGCGCCATGGGCGCACAGCTCGCTTTCTTCTCGCCGCTGGCCGATACATGCCTGCCGGCCTGCGATGCCCTGTGGCTGCCTGGTGGCTATCCAGAACTGCATGCGGCCCAACTCGCCTCCAATCATGCGATGCGCACCGCATTGCGAGATGCGCATCGTGCTGGACTGCCGATTCTTGCCGAGTGTGGCGGCATGATGGCGCTGTTCGATACCCTTGTCGACAAGGGCGGCTCGGCACATGCCATGGCCGGGCTGCTGCCGGGCACGGTACTTATGCAGGGCCGCCTGGCAGCGATAGGGCATCAGGCCGTGAAACTGCCGGAAGGAGAGTTGCGAGGGCACACCTTCCACTACTCGAAGACGGAATCGCCGCTGGTGCCGCTCGACTACGCCACGTCGCCGCGGGAGGATCTCCCGGACACGGTGCGGGGCGAGGCGGTCTATCGCGAGGGCACGCTGACCGCATCCTACGTGCACCTCTACTTCCCGTCCAACCCGCGCGCGATAGCGGCAGTACTGACAACCCCGATGCAGGTGTCAGGCCGTGTCTAG
- a CDS encoding helix-turn-helix domain-containing protein has protein sequence MSAPATPAPSGPAPLHVRLLWLPQAMPGTLFTTLDVLRTVAGLAQMQRPGHAPSLSWQLITGNGRNVSPGLPGLASSPPRSRTADARTLVVIPGILASNAPQLDAILSRDAVSLRMLRRHVDAGGWIAATFSGMAYPLQMGLLDGARVGVPWVYQGWMTRRFPACDFATEQPMGVHARVFSCVAPALQVEFVLRVLGHLYDPDLAQAATQVLLCQPERQRSVPELVSQRWLSGTADSPVYRAISWLQNHVGEPYQLDAVARAAVVSERTLLRHFRQVVGLSPLDYLHTLRVERARMLLEVTLHGTQAIAEACGYSDAAALRRLFQRKMGMSMSDYRARFTLRARRRYWRVENAEQIG, from the coding sequence ATGTCAGCCCCCGCCACACCCGCGCCCTCCGGCCCTGCTCCGCTGCATGTGCGCCTGCTCTGGCTGCCGCAAGCCATGCCCGGCACGCTTTTCACCACGCTAGACGTGCTGCGCACTGTCGCCGGCCTGGCGCAGATGCAGCGGCCCGGCCACGCGCCATCACTGAGTTGGCAGCTGATTACCGGCAATGGACGCAATGTGTCACCGGGCTTGCCAGGCCTCGCATCCTCCCCGCCCCGCTCCCGCACCGCCGATGCCCGCACGCTCGTGGTCATTCCAGGCATCCTGGCCAGCAACGCCCCGCAACTGGACGCGATACTCTCGCGCGATGCCGTTTCGTTGCGCATGCTGCGGCGCCATGTCGATGCCGGCGGCTGGATCGCCGCAACGTTCTCGGGCATGGCTTATCCCTTGCAGATGGGGTTGCTCGACGGGGCCCGCGTGGGTGTGCCGTGGGTCTACCAGGGCTGGATGACACGCCGCTTTCCGGCCTGCGATTTCGCCACTGAGCAGCCGATGGGTGTGCACGCGCGCGTCTTTTCCTGCGTGGCGCCCGCGCTGCAGGTGGAATTCGTGCTGCGCGTGCTGGGCCACCTCTACGATCCCGACCTCGCACAGGCCGCCACGCAGGTGTTGCTCTGCCAGCCGGAACGCCAGCGCAGCGTGCCAGAACTGGTGTCGCAGCGCTGGCTGAGCGGCACCGCCGACAGCCCGGTGTACCGCGCCATCAGCTGGCTGCAGAACCATGTGGGAGAGCCGTACCAGCTGGACGCCGTGGCCCGTGCTGCCGTGGTCAGCGAACGCACGCTGCTACGGCATTTCCGCCAGGTAGTCGGACTCTCGCCACTGGACTACTTGCACACCCTGCGCGTCGAACGCGCCCGCATGCTGCTGGAAGTCACGCTTCATGGCACGCAGGCGATTGCCGAAGCTTGTGGCTACAGCGATGCGGCCGCATTGCGGCGCCTGTTCCAGCGCAAGATGGGCATGTCGATGTCGGACTACCGCGCGCGCTTTACGCTGCGCGCACGGCGGCGCTACTGGCGTGTAGAGAACGCCGAGCAGATCGGATAA
- the amrS gene encoding AmmeMemoRadiSam system radical SAM enzyme, with amino-acid sequence MNDAPSPAPYPGMYPGRYWHFLDDGRMQCDLCPRHCRLHDEQRGACFVRQRLGARMLLTAYGRSSGFCIDPIEKKPLNHFYPGSAVLSFGTAGCNLACKFCQNWDISKSREMETLADAAMPDAIANAAVAHGCKSVAFTYNDPVIFAEYAMDVADACHELGIMAVAVTAGYMGAQARRDFYAKMDAANVDLKGFTDAFYIAFTGAHLQPVLETLQYLKHETDVWLEITTLLIPGKNDADEEIRAEARWIARELGTDIPLHFTGFHPDYKMRDVPPTPISTLAHARKLAIEEGLRYVYTGNVHDTAGATTYCPACRTPLIVRDWHAIENYRLTPTGACPDCFASVAGRFGHFERHFGQRRIPVHIGL; translated from the coding sequence ATGAACGATGCGCCCTCTCCAGCGCCCTATCCGGGAATGTATCCTGGGCGCTACTGGCATTTCCTGGACGACGGCCGCATGCAGTGCGACCTTTGCCCGCGCCACTGCCGCCTGCATGACGAGCAGCGCGGTGCCTGCTTCGTGCGCCAACGGCTTGGCGCCCGGATGCTGCTGACGGCCTATGGCCGCTCATCGGGCTTCTGCATCGACCCGATCGAAAAGAAGCCGCTCAATCACTTCTATCCGGGCAGCGCCGTCCTGTCGTTCGGCACGGCCGGCTGCAACCTGGCCTGCAAGTTTTGCCAGAACTGGGACATCAGCAAATCGCGGGAGATGGAGACCCTCGCCGATGCGGCAATGCCCGATGCCATTGCCAATGCAGCAGTAGCCCATGGCTGCAAGAGCGTGGCGTTCACTTACAACGACCCGGTGATTTTTGCCGAGTACGCCATGGACGTTGCCGATGCCTGCCACGAACTCGGCATCATGGCGGTGGCGGTGACCGCGGGGTATATGGGTGCGCAGGCCCGGCGCGATTTCTATGCCAAGATGGACGCGGCGAATGTCGACCTGAAAGGCTTTACCGATGCGTTCTATATTGCATTCACCGGCGCGCACTTGCAGCCGGTGCTGGAGACGCTCCAGTATCTGAAGCACGAAACCGATGTCTGGCTCGAGATCACGACGCTGCTGATCCCGGGCAAGAACGACGCAGATGAGGAGATACGCGCCGAAGCCCGGTGGATTGCAAGAGAACTGGGCACCGACATCCCGCTGCACTTCACGGGATTCCATCCCGACTACAAGATGCGCGACGTGCCACCGACGCCAATCTCCACCCTTGCGCATGCCCGCAAGCTCGCAATCGAGGAGGGTCTGCGCTATGTGTACACAGGCAACGTCCACGACACCGCAGGCGCAACCACCTACTGCCCTGCCTGCCGGACTCCGCTGATTGTGCGCGACTGGCACGCCATCGAAAACTATCGCCTCACGCCTACCGGCGCCTGCCCCGACTGTTTTGCATCGGTGGCAGGTCGCTTCGGGCATTTCGAGCGTCACTTCGGGCAGCGACGGATTCCTGTACACATCGGCTTGTAG
- a CDS encoding DUF1772 domain-containing protein, whose translation MSHTLQMIAAFAAMLFAGAALYVNVAEHPARMALETRSAAQQWAPSYKRATLMQAPLALLSLPSGATAWLLGANILWLAAALLIGSVMPYTLLVVMPVNHRIPEPDRDLSSVETRELLQKWARLHGVRTALSLFASVIDVWQLGGNGVT comes from the coding sequence ATGAGCCACACATTGCAGATGATTGCCGCATTCGCTGCGATGCTCTTCGCCGGGGCGGCCTTGTATGTCAATGTGGCTGAGCATCCCGCCAGAATGGCGCTTGAAACAAGGTCTGCGGCGCAGCAGTGGGCGCCCAGCTACAAGCGCGCCACGCTTATGCAGGCGCCATTGGCACTGCTCAGCTTGCCGAGCGGAGCGACGGCATGGCTTTTGGGTGCCAATATCTTGTGGCTTGCTGCCGCGCTGCTGATTGGATCTGTCATGCCGTATACATTGCTCGTCGTCATGCCCGTCAATCACAGGATTCCTGAACCGGATCGCGATCTGTCGTCGGTGGAGACACGGGAACTCCTGCAGAAATGGGCCAGACTGCATGGAGTGCGCACGGCATTGAGTCTTTTCGCGTCCGTCATCGACGTGTGGCAACTGGGTGGAAATGGAGTCACATGA
- a CDS encoding SDR family oxidoreductase, translated as MSETSRVILVTGATGGIGSAVCARLAQAGNSLILAARDIAKLQAACARLKGPGEQSFRWISVDMSSDASVLSFSRELAAKGTVLDGVVLMPPQMRPTEECQPPPDTWRQLFQSHFIGPLELLKSAISIMQPEPSQGRRAKIVIISAITSVQALGNYATSNVLRCAWLAQAKTLAFALGERGIHVNTLSLGGTLTPDYVASIGQRATRAGMTFDERVATETSNIPLRKYGSPDEVALAVEVLLSPFSDHITGVNLLHDGGFTRAY; from the coding sequence ATGTCCGAGACAAGCAGAGTCATCCTGGTCACTGGGGCTACCGGTGGCATCGGGAGCGCCGTCTGCGCAAGACTGGCGCAAGCAGGGAATTCGCTGATTCTCGCCGCGCGCGACATTGCCAAGCTGCAAGCCGCCTGCGCAAGGCTCAAAGGGCCTGGCGAGCAGTCATTCCGCTGGATCTCTGTCGACATGTCCAGCGATGCCTCTGTCCTATCGTTTTCGCGTGAGCTTGCAGCGAAAGGGACCGTCCTGGACGGCGTGGTACTGATGCCACCCCAGATGCGGCCCACCGAGGAATGCCAGCCTCCACCGGACACGTGGCGCCAGCTGTTTCAGAGCCACTTTATCGGCCCCCTTGAACTTCTCAAGAGCGCGATCTCCATCATGCAGCCGGAACCCTCCCAGGGACGCCGGGCGAAAATTGTCATCATTTCCGCCATCACCTCGGTGCAAGCGCTTGGAAACTACGCGACCAGCAACGTCCTGCGCTGTGCATGGCTGGCTCAGGCCAAGACGCTGGCATTCGCGTTGGGCGAGAGAGGGATTCACGTCAATACCCTCTCTCTCGGCGGCACGCTTACCCCGGACTATGTGGCGTCGATCGGCCAGCGCGCCACCCGGGCCGGCATGACCTTCGATGAGCGAGTGGCCACGGAAACGTCGAACATTCCCTTGCGCAAGTATGGAAGCCCGGATGAGGTGGCTCTGGCGGTCGAAGTCCTGTTATCCCCCTTCTCCGACCACATCACCGGCGTGAACCTGCTGCATGATGGGGGATTCACAAGAGCCTATTGA
- a CDS encoding elongation factor P, which translates to MVEASGLKSGMVIMLEGELHGVASAGYHAGGGQQGSAVFAKVRNLKTGHVKELRFHPSDKLEEVTLDHKEMEYLYTDGVAFYFMDPNTFEQISLPSEAMGAYEKFLQPNMRFPMQLYEGAPLAIDFPASVELTIVSTPPGLHEHQTSSFKTATLENGMEVLVPQFIKEGDTVRIEVASGKYLERVKRETRKS; encoded by the coding sequence ATGGTCGAAGCTTCCGGATTGAAGTCGGGCATGGTCATCATGCTTGAAGGCGAACTTCATGGTGTCGCGAGCGCCGGGTACCACGCTGGCGGGGGCCAGCAGGGGAGCGCGGTCTTTGCCAAGGTCAGGAACCTGAAGACTGGTCACGTCAAGGAGTTGCGGTTCCACCCGAGCGACAAGCTCGAAGAGGTCACGCTTGATCACAAGGAGATGGAGTACCTGTACACGGATGGTGTTGCCTTCTATTTCATGGATCCCAACACCTTTGAACAGATCAGTCTGCCGTCGGAAGCCATGGGTGCATACGAAAAATTCCTTCAGCCCAATATGCGATTTCCCATGCAGCTTTATGAGGGCGCGCCGCTAGCCATCGATTTCCCCGCTTCCGTCGAACTGACCATCGTATCCACGCCGCCCGGCCTGCACGAGCATCAAACCTCCAGCTTTAAGACTGCCACGCTCGAGAACGGCATGGAGGTTCTGGTTCCCCAATTCATCAAGGAAGGAGACACGGTACGTATCGAGGTCGCCTCAGGAAAATACCTGGAGCGCGTAAAGCGAGAGACGCGAAAATCGTGA
- a CDS encoding MBL fold metallo-hydrolase, whose protein sequence is MRHLLEARLVNDDFGDPGLFVDFLDERRAMLFDLGDITGLMPRELMRLSHVFVTHAHMDHFSGFDHLLRVLLGRKDRIVLYGGPGFLAQVEHKLHGYTWNVVHRYAVDLTIEAAEFGLDWQRRSACFSSRHGFAKQGEVLTGSTGDVVHEESTFRVRACFVDHGTPCLAYLVEEKARPGINKERLVASGLTTGAWLRELKHAVLTGAPDDAPILVQWRDRGGDHVTTRQVGELSRLILDVEPGRRIGYVTDLCYSDANVQALSQLMQGVDELFIESVFLDQDSAHGLRKNHLTAAQAGRIARCTGAHAVTPFHFSPRYEGRAAELAAEVRAAWAGDVLRTAPAEPNDIMAIGTPGRLKGATRLAATGEASRSGTTATAKSRCKW, encoded by the coding sequence ATGCGTCACTTGCTCGAAGCCCGCCTCGTCAATGATGACTTTGGCGATCCCGGACTGTTCGTGGACTTCCTGGACGAACGGCGCGCGATGCTGTTCGACCTGGGTGACATCACCGGGCTGATGCCGCGCGAGCTGATGCGGCTGTCACATGTGTTCGTCACGCATGCGCACATGGATCATTTTTCCGGCTTCGATCACCTGCTGCGTGTGCTGCTCGGGCGCAAGGACCGTATCGTGCTGTACGGCGGGCCGGGATTCCTCGCGCAGGTCGAGCACAAGCTGCACGGCTATACGTGGAATGTGGTTCATCGCTACGCGGTCGATCTGACGATTGAAGCGGCCGAATTCGGCTTGGACTGGCAGCGGCGCAGCGCCTGCTTTTCCAGCCGGCACGGTTTCGCGAAACAGGGTGAGGTGCTGACGGGAAGTACTGGCGACGTCGTCCACGAGGAGTCGACCTTCCGGGTGCGCGCCTGCTTCGTTGATCATGGAACGCCTTGCCTGGCCTACCTGGTGGAAGAAAAGGCACGGCCCGGTATCAACAAGGAGCGGTTGGTCGCGTCAGGCCTGACGACAGGAGCCTGGCTGCGCGAACTGAAGCACGCCGTCCTCACTGGTGCGCCCGACGATGCGCCGATTCTTGTGCAATGGCGCGACCGCGGGGGCGATCACGTGACAACGCGACAGGTTGGCGAGCTGAGCCGGCTGATCCTTGACGTCGAACCTGGCCGGCGTATCGGCTACGTGACCGACCTGTGTTATTCGGACGCGAACGTGCAAGCCTTGTCGCAGCTCATGCAGGGAGTCGACGAACTGTTCATCGAGAGCGTGTTCCTGGACCAGGACAGCGCTCACGGATTGCGCAAGAACCATTTGACCGCGGCCCAGGCCGGCCGGATCGCGCGCTGCACAGGTGCCCACGCGGTGACCCCCTTTCATTTCTCGCCACGCTATGAGGGCCGCGCCGCGGAGCTGGCAGCCGAAGTACGGGCTGCGTGGGCCGGGGATGTGCTTCGGACCGCGCCTGCCGAACCGAACGACATAATGGCCATCGGCACACCGGGGCGTCTCAAGGGCGCCACAAGGCTCGCCGCTACCGGCGAAGCATCCAGATCAGGAACGACAGCAACAGCGAAATCACGATGCAAGTGGTGA
- a CDS encoding DUF2905 domain-containing protein, translating into MQRILITLGCLLIVAGVAWPWLSRLPFGRLPGDIHIVRDGFSFYFPITTCIVISLLLSFLIWMLRR; encoded by the coding sequence ATGCAACGCATACTGATCACTCTCGGTTGCCTGCTGATTGTCGCGGGAGTCGCCTGGCCATGGCTGTCCAGACTGCCCTTCGGTCGTCTGCCCGGAGATATCCATATCGTCCGCGACGGCTTCAGCTTCTACTTCCCAATCACCACTTGCATCGTGATTTCGCTGTTGCTGTCGTTCCTGATCTGGATGCTTCGCCGGTAG
- the acnB gene encoding bifunctional aconitate hydratase 2/2-methylisocitrate dehydratase, which translates to MLENYRAHVAERAALGIPPLPLTAKQTAELIELLKNPPAGEEQTLVELITNRVPAGVDDAAKVKASYLAAVALGKEKCVLISRAKATELLGTMLGGYNISPLIELLDDAEVGTVAADALKKTLLMFDAFHDVKEKADKGNANAKAVLQSWADAEWFTSRPEVPQSLTITVFKVPGETNTDDLSPAPDATTRPDIPMHALAMLKNKREGAAFQPEEDGKRGPVKFIESLKDKGNLVAYVGDVVGTGSSRKSATNSVLWFTGEDIPFIPNKRFGGVCLGSKIAPIFYNTMEDAGALPIELDVSKMEMGDVVELRPYEGKALKNGAVIAEFKVKSDVLFDEVRAGGRIPLIVGRGLTAKAREALGLAPSTLFRLPQNPADTGKGYTLAQKMVGRACGLPEGKGIRPGTYCEPKMTSVGSQDTTGPMTRDELKDLACLGFSADLVMQSFCHTAAYPKPVDVKTHHTLPEFISTRGGISLRPGDGVIHSWLNRMLLPDTVGTGGDSHTRFPIGISFPAGSGLVAFAAATGVMPLDMPESVLVRFKGKMQPGVTLRDLVNAIPLYAIKQGLLTVAKQGKKNIFSGRVLEIEGLPDLKVEQAFELSDASAERSAAGCTVRLNKEPIIEYINSNITLLKWMIAQGYQDPRSLQRRIEAMQAWLAKPELLAPDADAEYAAVIEIDLADVHEPIVACPNDPDDVKTLSEVAGAKIDEVFIGSCMTNIGHFRAASKLLEGKRDIPVKLWVAPPTKMDQKQLTEEGHYGVFGTAGARTEMPGCSLCMGNQAQVREGATVMSTSTRNFPNRLGKNTNVYLGSAELAAICSRLGRIPSKDEYMADIGVINQNGDKIYKYMNFDQIEDFKEVADGVTL; encoded by the coding sequence GTGCTGATCAGCCGCGCCAAGGCCACCGAGCTGCTGGGCACCATGCTGGGCGGCTACAACATCTCGCCGCTGATCGAGCTGCTGGACGACGCCGAAGTCGGCACCGTCGCCGCTGACGCGCTGAAGAAGACCCTGCTGATGTTCGACGCCTTCCATGACGTGAAGGAAAAGGCGGACAAAGGCAACGCCAACGCCAAGGCCGTGCTGCAGAGCTGGGCCGACGCCGAGTGGTTCACGAGCCGTCCGGAAGTCCCGCAAAGCCTGACCATCACCGTGTTCAAGGTGCCGGGCGAAACCAACACCGACGACCTGTCGCCGGCCCCGGACGCCACCACGCGCCCGGATATCCCGATGCACGCGCTGGCCATGCTGAAGAACAAGCGCGAAGGCGCGGCGTTCCAGCCGGAAGAAGACGGCAAGCGCGGCCCGGTCAAGTTCATCGAATCGCTGAAGGACAAGGGCAACCTGGTCGCCTACGTGGGCGACGTGGTCGGTACCGGCTCTTCGCGCAAGTCGGCCACCAACTCGGTGCTGTGGTTCACCGGTGAAGACATCCCCTTCATCCCGAACAAGCGTTTCGGTGGCGTGTGCCTGGGCAGCAAGATTGCCCCGATCTTCTACAACACCATGGAGGACGCCGGCGCGCTGCCGATCGAGCTGGACGTGTCGAAGATGGAAATGGGCGACGTGGTCGAGCTGCGCCCGTACGAAGGCAAGGCCCTGAAGAACGGCGCCGTAATCGCCGAGTTCAAGGTCAAGTCCGACGTGCTGTTCGACGAAGTCCGCGCCGGCGGCCGCATTCCGCTGATCGTCGGCCGTGGCCTGACCGCCAAGGCGCGCGAAGCGCTGGGCCTGGCCCCGTCGACGCTGTTCCGCCTGCCGCAGAACCCGGCTGATACCGGCAAGGGCTACACGCTGGCCCAGAAGATGGTCGGCCGTGCCTGCGGCCTGCCGGAAGGCAAGGGCATCCGCCCGGGCACCTATTGCGAACCGAAGATGACCTCGGTGGGCTCGCAGGACACCACCGGCCCGATGACGCGCGACGAGCTGAAGGACCTGGCCTGCCTGGGCTTCTCGGCCGACCTGGTGATGCAGTCGTTCTGCCACACCGCCGCCTATCCGAAGCCGGTCGACGTGAAGACCCACCACACGCTGCCCGAGTTCATCAGCACCCGTGGCGGCATCTCGCTGCGCCCGGGTGACGGCGTGATCCACTCGTGGCTGAACCGCATGCTGCTGCCCGACACCGTCGGCACCGGCGGCGACTCGCACACCCGCTTCCCGATCGGCATCAGCTTCCCGGCCGGTTCGGGCCTGGTCGCCTTTGCCGCCGCCACCGGCGTGATGCCGCTGGACATGCCGGAATCGGTACTGGTCCGCTTCAAGGGCAAGATGCAGCCGGGCGTGACCCTGCGTGACCTGGTCAACGCGATTCCGCTGTACGCGATCAAGCAAGGCCTGCTGACCGTGGCCAAGCAAGGCAAGAAGAACATCTTCTCGGGCCGCGTGCTGGAAATCGAAGGCCTGCCCGACCTGAAGGTCGAGCAAGCGTTCGAACTGTCGGATGCCTCCGCCGAGCGTTCGGCCGCCGGTTGCACGGTGCGCCTGAACAAGGAACCGATCATCGAATACATCAACAGCAACATCACGCTGCTGAAGTGGATGATCGCCCAGGGCTACCAGGATCCGCGCAGCCTGCAGCGCCGCATCGAGGCCATGCAAGCCTGGCTGGCCAAGCCGGAACTGCTGGCGCCGGACGCCGACGCCGAGTACGCCGCCGTGATCGAGATCGACCTGGCCGACGTGCACGAGCCGATCGTGGCCTGCCCGAACGACCCGGACGACGTGAAGACGCTGTCGGAAGTTGCTGGCGCCAAGATCGACGAAGTGTTCATCGGTTCGTGCATGACCAACATCGGCCACTTCCGCGCAGCCTCCAAGCTGCTGGAAGGCAAGCGCGACATCCCGGTCAAGCTGTGGGTCGCTCCGCCGACCAAGATGGACCAGAAGCAGCTGACCGAGGAAGGCCACTACGGCGTGTTCGGCACGGCCGGCGCGCGTACCGAAATGCCGGGCTGCTCGCTGTGCATGGGTAACCAGGCACAGGTGCGCGAAGGCGCGACGGTGATGTCGACCTCGACCCGCAACTTCCCGAACCGCCTGGGCAAGAACACCAACGTGTACCTGGGCTCGGCCGAACTGGCCGCGATCTGCTCGCGCCTGGGCCGCATCCCGAGCAAGGACGAGTACATGGCCGATATTGGCGTCATCAACCAGAATGGCGACAAGATTTACAAGTACATGAACTTCGATCAGATCGAGGACTTCAAGGAAGTTGCCGATGGCGTGACCCTGTAA
- a CDS encoding glutamate carboxypeptidase, producing MPFHLRPLATAAAVALTLATSSAMAAGTADASLLAAARAAQPAVVQSLKEMVSIESGSTNAAGLAQMADYTGTRLQALGAQVERLPATKGPGTIIKGTFTGTGKRRIMLIAHMDTVYPANTLATQPIREEGNRLYGPGIADDKGGIAVILHSLEILKGTGWRDYAQVTVLFNPDEEVGSVGSGEIISALADQHDVVLSCEPTGAKAVMKTEAVLLGASGTATATMEVKGRSAHAGAAPELGRNALLELAHQLQQTRDVAKLVPGSQLNWTQATAGKVLNQIPESAVAYGDVRFTANGTAEKLKVALQDKVNADRLIPDTQVTVSLGESRPAFVADARGRALARRAQEIYAELEARQLTLMEGTGGGTDAGFAGRSGKAAVLESLGLAGFGFHARDEYIELDSIVPRLYLMTRMLGEIARD from the coding sequence ATGCCGTTCCACCTTCGTCCGCTCGCCACGGCTGCTGCCGTTGCGCTGACGCTTGCCACATCCAGCGCGATGGCCGCCGGCACGGCGGATGCGAGCCTGCTGGCAGCCGCCCGCGCCGCACAGCCGGCGGTAGTGCAGTCGCTCAAGGAGATGGTCTCGATCGAGTCCGGCAGCACCAACGCGGCAGGCCTGGCACAGATGGCCGACTACACCGGGACGCGCCTGCAAGCGCTGGGCGCCCAGGTGGAGCGGCTGCCCGCCACGAAGGGCCCCGGTACCATCATCAAGGGCACGTTTACCGGAACGGGGAAGCGCCGCATCATGCTGATCGCTCACATGGACACGGTTTATCCGGCAAACACGCTGGCTACCCAGCCGATCCGTGAAGAAGGCAACCGGCTATATGGCCCGGGCATCGCCGATGACAAGGGGGGTATCGCGGTCATCCTGCATTCGCTGGAGATCCTGAAGGGTACGGGCTGGCGCGACTACGCGCAGGTCACCGTCCTGTTCAATCCCGACGAGGAGGTGGGCTCGGTGGGCTCCGGCGAGATCATTTCCGCGCTGGCCGACCAGCACGACGTCGTGCTGTCATGCGAGCCCACCGGCGCCAAGGCCGTGATGAAAACGGAGGCGGTGCTGCTGGGCGCGTCCGGCACGGCCACCGCCACCATGGAGGTCAAGGGCCGCTCTGCTCATGCCGGCGCGGCACCGGAACTCGGACGCAACGCTCTGCTTGAACTCGCCCACCAGTTGCAGCAGACGCGCGACGTGGCGAAACTCGTTCCGGGTTCCCAACTGAACTGGACCCAGGCCACCGCGGGGAAGGTACTTAACCAGATTCCCGAGAGCGCCGTTGCCTATGGCGACGTGCGTTTCACGGCCAACGGCACTGCCGAGAAGCTCAAGGTCGCGCTGCAGGACAAGGTCAATGCCGATCGCCTTATCCCAGACACACAGGTCACTGTCAGCCTGGGAGAGTCCCGCCCGGCATTCGTGGCGGATGCGCGCGGTCGCGCATTGGCCAGGCGCGCGCAGGAAATCTATGCAGAGCTCGAGGCACGCCAGCTGACGCTGATGGAAGGCACGGGCGGTGGCACCGACGCTGGCTTCGCTGGACGCTCGGGCAAGGCTGCGGTCCTGGAAAGCCTGGGGCTGGCCGGTTTCGGCTTTCACGCCCGTGATGAGTACATCGAACTCGATTCCATCGTGCCGCGGCTTTACCTGATGACGCGGATGCTGGGGGAAATTGCCCGCGACTGA
- a CDS encoding GYD domain-containing protein: MATYVILSRLSPDAFKDPGELKQLAATVAEKIKAECPAVTWKDSYLTLGRFDVLDVVESNDLKQLERAALIIRGYGHAATETLQATPWGEFIAAL; the protein is encoded by the coding sequence ATGGCTACATACGTCATCCTCAGTCGTCTCTCCCCTGACGCGTTCAAGGATCCCGGGGAACTCAAGCAACTCGCCGCCACGGTGGCCGAGAAGATCAAGGCCGAATGCCCTGCCGTCACATGGAAGGACAGCTATCTCACACTCGGGCGCTTCGACGTTCTGGATGTTGTCGAGTCGAACGATCTGAAACAGCTCGAGCGGGCGGCGTTGATCATCCGCGGCTATGGGCACGCCGCAACCGAAACGCTGCAAGCCACACCGTGGGGCGAGTTCATCGCGGCGCTGTAA